In Flavobacteriales bacterium, a single window of DNA contains:
- a CDS encoding LysM peptidoglycan-binding domain-containing protein → MIRISKKVCVLMAILVLALNTFSQDEPVVKKRVKKSKITEVIGGKPFIIHPVLTGHTLYSISKAYETSINEIILVNPFLIDGLRIQDTIKIPSKKALKKISRNQNIEYKDTLIIHVVERGQTAYSISKDYNVDIEKIYKANLESNKKIKIGQELNIPISVIVNNKYLDLPEYTRPKFMTDELLINDSLRKDSIYNIALLLPFYLANNDSMRRFERVQGKEMIFHRSRGALDFHEGILLAADSLNSLGLNARLFVYDTNSDAMDVSEILEEPELKLMHLIIGFDKKHMMQITEFGERHNIHVVSPISSQNKVLLGKSNTSKVISSPTVHLKKIAQYVAQQYGASNLVVFNNDHIREVERSRTFAKDLKKFRKSFNDTLGIPMEKTELDTVHVISVDVYEDDKNKVIRGVLRDSVRNIIVIPSEDQPFVTIIMTELFKKSDKYDIKVFGMQKWKRYDNINIDYYHKLDVHIPWPTFLNEDTTMVKTFNDEFSVPFLILIISF, encoded by the coding sequence ATGATTAGAATTTCTAAAAAAGTATGTGTATTGATGGCAATCTTAGTATTGGCATTAAATACTTTTTCTCAAGATGAACCGGTTGTAAAGAAACGGGTTAAAAAATCGAAGATAACAGAGGTTATTGGAGGTAAGCCATTTATTATCCATCCAGTACTCACTGGGCATACTTTGTATTCTATCTCCAAGGCTTACGAGACTTCAATAAACGAGATAATATTAGTTAATCCCTTTTTAATTGATGGTTTACGTATTCAGGACACTATTAAAATACCAAGCAAGAAGGCACTGAAAAAAATCAGTAGGAATCAAAATATAGAATACAAAGACACATTGATAATTCATGTGGTTGAACGTGGTCAAACGGCGTATTCAATTTCGAAAGACTACAATGTAGATATTGAAAAAATTTACAAAGCGAATCTGGAAAGCAATAAAAAAATCAAAATAGGTCAGGAACTCAATATCCCTATTTCTGTTATTGTAAACAATAAATATTTAGATCTACCCGAGTACACTCGGCCTAAGTTTATGACCGATGAACTGTTGATTAACGATAGTCTTAGAAAAGATTCCATATACAACATTGCATTGCTCCTGCCTTTTTACTTAGCCAATAATGATTCAATGCGAAGGTTTGAAAGAGTACAAGGAAAAGAAATGATTTTTCATAGGAGTAGAGGAGCTTTGGATTTTCATGAAGGAATTCTATTGGCAGCAGACTCGTTAAATTCTTTAGGGCTAAATGCGCGTTTGTTTGTTTACGACACAAATTCGGATGCTATGGATGTGAGTGAAATTTTAGAAGAGCCAGAATTGAAGTTGATGCATCTAATAATTGGCTTTGATAAAAAGCATATGATGCAAATAACTGAATTTGGGGAAAGGCATAATATCCATGTAGTGTCTCCAATTAGTTCACAGAACAAGGTTCTTTTGGGGAAATCTAATACGAGTAAAGTGATCTCGTCACCAACTGTACACCTTAAAAAAATTGCTCAGTACGTTGCTCAACAATATGGGGCTTCAAATCTTGTAGTATTTAATAACGATCATATTAGAGAAGTGGAAAGAAGCAGGACGTTCGCAAAAGATTTGAAAAAATTCAGAAAGTCGTTTAACGATACTTTAGGCATTCCGATGGAGAAGACAGAATTAGATACGGTACATGTTATATCGGTAGATGTATACGAGGATGATAAAAATAAAGTAATACGTGGTGTCTTGAGAGATTCTGTTCGGAATATTATTGTTATTCCTTCAGAAGATCAGCCATTTGTAACGATCATTATGACGGAGTTGTTTAAAAAGTCGGATAAATATGACATCAAAGTTTTTGGGATGCAGAAATGGAAAAGGTACGATAACATTAACATTGACTACTACCATAAATTGGATGTACATATTCCTTGGCCTACTTTTTTAAACGAGGATACCACTATGGTTAAGACATTTAATGATGAGTTTTCCGTACCATTTTTAATACTAATTATTTCTTTTTAA